A window of the Lolium perenne isolate Kyuss_39 chromosome 7, Kyuss_2.0, whole genome shotgun sequence genome harbors these coding sequences:
- the LOC127317771 gene encoding ATP synthase subunit 9, mitochondrial — protein MLEGAKLIGAGAATIALAGAAIGIGNVFSSLIHSVARNPSLAKQLFGYAILGFALTEAIALFALMMAFLILFVF, from the coding sequence ATGTTAGAAGGAGCGAAATTAATAGGTGCCGGAGCTGCTACAATTGCTTTAGCCGGGGCTGCTATCGGTATTGGAAACGTGTTCAGTTCTTTGATTCATTCTGTGGCCCGAAATCCATCATTAGCAAAACAATTATTTGGTTATGCCATTTTGGGCTTTGCTCTTACAGAAGCTATTGCATTGTTTGCACTAATGATGGCCTTTTTAATCTTATTCGTTTTCTGA